The Streptomyces sp. NBC_00162 genome window below encodes:
- a CDS encoding amino acid ABC transporter permease yields the protein MDRPAAPGHLVTSRLTRRQRRRVWQGVQYAIFVGAVVLIAVLADWDRLQNQFAQTDLAVRLFPDIITIALRNTVVYTVSGFVLGLVLGLVIAMMRLSSVTPYRWVASMYIELFRGLPALLIFIFVGVAVPLAFPGTEIPGGTYGKVAIGLGLVAAAYMAETIRAGIQAVPKGQMEAARSLGFSHARAMVSVIIPQAFRIVIPPLTNELVLLFKDSSLVLFLGVTLEERELTKYGRDLASETANSTPILVAGLCYLLVTIPLSIVVRRLEARGDKAT from the coding sequence GTGGATCGGCCCGCTGCCCCAGGCCACCTCGTGACCTCTCGGCTGACCCGGCGCCAGCGGCGCCGGGTATGGCAGGGCGTGCAATACGCGATCTTCGTCGGCGCAGTGGTCCTGATCGCCGTCCTGGCCGACTGGGACCGCCTGCAGAACCAGTTCGCGCAGACCGACCTGGCCGTCCGCCTCTTCCCGGACATCATCACCATCGCCCTGCGCAACACGGTGGTGTACACGGTGTCCGGGTTCGTCCTCGGCCTGGTCCTCGGTCTCGTCATCGCCATGATGAGACTGTCCTCGGTGACCCCCTACCGGTGGGTCGCCAGCATGTACATCGAACTGTTCCGAGGCCTGCCCGCCCTGCTGATCTTCATCTTCGTGGGCGTGGCGGTGCCGCTGGCGTTCCCCGGGACCGAGATCCCCGGCGGTACGTACGGGAAGGTCGCGATCGGTCTCGGCCTGGTCGCCGCCGCCTACATGGCCGAAACGATCCGGGCCGGCATCCAGGCGGTGCCCAAGGGGCAGATGGAGGCGGCCCGTTCGCTGGGCTTCTCGCACGCCCGCGCCATGGTGTCGGTGATCATTCCGCAGGCGTTCCGCATCGTCATCCCGCCGCTCACCAACGAGCTGGTCCTGCTGTTCAAGGACTCCTCCCTGGTGCTGTTCCTGGGCGTGACACTGGAGGAGCGGGAACTGACGAAATACGGCCGTGACCTCGCGAGCGAGACCGCCAACTCCACCCCGATCCTGGTCGCGGGCCTGTGCTACCTCCTCGTCACCATTCCGCTGAGCATCGTGGTGCGCCGCCTCGAGGCCCGCGGGGAC
- a CDS encoding ABC transporter substrate-binding protein: MFLAVGCSSGDGGPGEAAGGVPVVEKGKLTTCTHLPYPPFQFEQSGKVVGFDVALIDLVAKNLGVEQKILDTPFENFKTGAFLNSGQCDLAAAGMTITDERKKNVDFSVPYFDATQALLATKKSGVTSLADVKAKGKKLGAQAETTGESYAKAQGFNPVAFESSDAVLNGLRTGQVDAVVIDYPVVQGWLKDKANASEFVLGQNIETGEQYGFSVKKGNAALLAAIDKAITTAKADGTYKKLYEQWIGPLPQATS, encoded by the coding sequence ATGTTCCTCGCGGTGGGCTGTTCCTCCGGCGACGGCGGTCCGGGGGAGGCGGCCGGCGGAGTGCCCGTCGTCGAGAAGGGCAAGCTGACCACCTGCACCCATCTTCCCTACCCGCCCTTCCAGTTCGAGCAGAGCGGCAAGGTCGTCGGCTTCGACGTGGCCCTGATCGACCTGGTCGCGAAGAACCTCGGGGTCGAACAGAAGATCCTCGACACGCCGTTCGAGAACTTCAAGACCGGTGCCTTCCTCAACTCGGGCCAGTGCGACCTCGCCGCGGCCGGCATGACGATCACCGACGAGCGCAAGAAGAACGTCGACTTCTCCGTCCCCTACTTCGACGCCACCCAGGCGCTCCTCGCGACGAAGAAGAGCGGTGTCACCTCGCTCGCCGACGTCAAGGCGAAGGGGAAGAAGCTGGGCGCGCAGGCCGAGACCACCGGCGAGAGCTATGCCAAGGCCCAGGGCTTCAACCCGGTCGCCTTCGAGAGCTCGGACGCGGTGCTCAACGGACTGCGCACGGGGCAGGTCGACGCGGTCGTCATCGACTACCCCGTCGTCCAGGGCTGGCTCAAGGACAAGGCGAACGCCTCGGAGTTCGTCCTCGGACAGAACATCGAGACCGGTGAGCAGTACGGCTTCTCGGTGAAGAAGGGCAACGCCGCCCTCCTCGCCGCGATCGACAAGGCGATCACGACCGCCAAGGCGGACGGCACCTACAAGAAGCTCTACGAGCAGTGGATCGGCCCGCTGCCCCAGGCCACCTCGTGA
- a CDS encoding SpoIIE family protein phosphatase, whose translation MLYLPGPDAHVLYLAVVSGVSREFAAPWSRVGLDDAIPVADAMREDRLVWLGGREETARRYPRLGLVLPYDFTLAAAPLPGRSPDGGTPSPGGLVLLWSGAHPPHLEPYERDTIEEGCRHLAQTLRQAADAGHPFHPPASPVLLRPPPPPTPGPVEAAALAAFVRRLPGGSSALDLNGKITFVTPGAAELLGAPLSHLIGALPWEALPWMDTPAIEDHYRGAVISRLPRSFTALRPPDHLLRFELHPDDTGISVRITPADDLPEPPAALPGEAGPTASLLPSRATALYQLMHLAASLTEAAHAQDVVEQAADQLVPALGAQAMALLVVEEQRLRIVGHRGYADGLTARLDGRPLTSDTAVTRVLRTGTPLFFSDADELMAAYPSAELEKGMAAWAFLPLIASGRPIGSLVLAYVRPHHFAPGERAVLTSIAGLIAQALDRARLYDATHQLARSLQTGLLPHALPDIPSLEVAARYLPATQGLDVGGDFYDLIHIDDTTVAAAIGDVQGHNVNAAVLMGQVRTAVHATAGAPPGEVLARTNRLLTDLDPGLFTSCLYVHIDLARQTACLATAGHPPPLLRQPGGPVEVLHLRPGLLLGIDPDATYPAAEIPFAPGTLLALYTDGLVETPGQDLGESITATAAHLTRTHDQPLDLLADDLIRHARRAAPRTDDIALLLLRSRLDRA comes from the coding sequence ATGCTCTACCTCCCCGGACCGGACGCGCACGTCCTGTACCTCGCAGTGGTCAGCGGGGTGTCCCGGGAGTTCGCCGCCCCCTGGTCCCGGGTGGGGCTGGACGACGCCATCCCGGTGGCCGACGCGATGCGCGAGGACCGGCTCGTCTGGCTGGGGGGACGGGAGGAGACGGCCCGCCGCTATCCACGGCTCGGGCTGGTCCTGCCCTACGACTTCACCCTCGCCGCCGCGCCCCTGCCCGGCCGCTCCCCGGACGGCGGAACGCCGTCGCCGGGCGGGCTGGTCCTGCTGTGGTCGGGCGCGCACCCGCCGCACCTCGAACCGTACGAAAGGGACACGATCGAGGAGGGATGCCGGCACCTGGCGCAGACCTTGCGTCAGGCCGCCGACGCGGGGCACCCGTTCCACCCGCCGGCAAGCCCCGTGCTGCTGCGCCCGCCTCCCCCTCCCACACCGGGCCCCGTCGAGGCCGCGGCGCTCGCGGCCTTCGTCCGCCGGCTCCCCGGCGGAAGCAGCGCCCTCGATCTCAACGGAAAGATCACCTTCGTCACCCCCGGAGCCGCCGAACTGCTCGGCGCACCGCTCTCCCACCTGATCGGTGCCCTGCCCTGGGAAGCACTGCCCTGGATGGACACCCCCGCGATCGAGGACCACTACCGGGGCGCGGTGATCAGCCGCCTGCCCCGCTCCTTCACCGCCCTGCGCCCGCCCGACCACCTGCTGCGCTTCGAGCTCCACCCGGACGACACGGGCATCAGCGTCCGCATCACCCCGGCCGACGACCTCCCCGAGCCGCCCGCGGCCCTGCCGGGGGAAGCGGGGCCGACGGCCTCCTTGTTGCCCAGCCGGGCCACCGCGCTCTACCAGCTGATGCACCTGGCGGCGAGCCTCACGGAGGCCGCACACGCCCAGGACGTGGTCGAGCAGGCCGCCGACCAGCTAGTCCCGGCGCTCGGAGCCCAGGCCATGGCCCTCCTCGTCGTGGAGGAACAGCGCCTGCGCATCGTCGGCCACCGCGGGTACGCGGACGGGCTCACTGCGCGCCTCGACGGCCGGCCCCTGACGTCCGACACGGCCGTCACCCGCGTGCTGCGCACCGGCACCCCGCTGTTCTTCTCCGACGCCGACGAGCTCATGGCCGCGTACCCGTCCGCCGAGCTCGAGAAGGGCATGGCCGCCTGGGCCTTCCTGCCCCTGATCGCCTCGGGCCGGCCGATCGGGTCCCTCGTCCTCGCCTACGTCCGGCCCCACCACTTCGCCCCGGGCGAACGCGCCGTACTGACCTCGATCGCCGGGCTGATCGCCCAGGCGCTGGACCGGGCCCGCCTCTACGACGCGACGCACCAGCTCGCCCGCAGTCTCCAGACCGGCCTGCTGCCCCACGCCCTGCCGGACATCCCGTCCCTGGAAGTCGCCGCCCGCTACCTCCCCGCCACCCAGGGCCTGGACGTCGGCGGTGACTTCTACGACCTCATCCACATCGACGACACCACCGTCGCCGCCGCGATCGGCGACGTCCAGGGACACAACGTCAACGCCGCCGTCCTGATGGGACAAGTCCGCACCGCCGTCCACGCCACCGCGGGAGCCCCGCCCGGCGAGGTCCTCGCCCGGACCAACAGACTGCTCACGGACCTCGACCCCGGGCTCTTCACGAGCTGCCTCTACGTCCACATCGACCTCGCCCGCCAGACCGCCTGCCTGGCCACAGCGGGCCACCCGCCGCCCCTGCTGCGCCAACCCGGCGGACCGGTCGAGGTACTCCACCTGCGCCCCGGACTCCTCCTCGGCATCGACCCGGACGCCACCTACCCCGCCGCCGAGATCCCCTTCGCCCCCGGCACCCTGCTCGCCCTCTACACCGACGGCCTCGTCGAAACCCCGGGCCAGGACCTCGGCGAGTCCATCACGGCCACCGCGGCACACCTCACCCGCACCCACGACCAGCCCCTCGACCTGCTCGCCGACGACCTCATCCGGCACGCCCGGCGCGCGGCTCCCCGTACCGACGACATCGCCCTGCTCCTGCTGCGTTCTCGCCTCGACCGCGCATGA
- a CDS encoding ABC transporter ATP-binding protein, protein MKPFFSMRDLRSGYAGGTVLGGVDLDLDAGGIVAVLGRNGVGKTTLMSTVMGFVRPYEGSITLDGRELAGARVDVIARAGVGIVPQGRRVFAPLTVDEHLAIASRRPASGPWTRTRVLDLLPRLGERLGHRGDELSGGEQQMLAIARALLGNPRLLLLDEPSDGLAPAIVSHVGEVIREVSAQGMSVVLVEQNLGLALSVAQDVAVMQKGRIVHRAACEEFRSRPEDRRRLLGVD, encoded by the coding sequence GTGAAACCCTTCTTCAGCATGCGCGACCTGCGCTCCGGCTACGCCGGGGGCACCGTCCTGGGCGGCGTCGACCTCGACCTCGACGCGGGCGGGATCGTCGCCGTCCTCGGGCGCAACGGTGTCGGGAAGACAACCCTCATGTCGACCGTCATGGGATTCGTCCGGCCGTACGAAGGCAGCATCACCCTCGACGGCAGGGAGCTCGCCGGGGCCCGCGTCGACGTGATCGCCCGGGCCGGGGTGGGCATCGTCCCCCAGGGGCGCCGGGTGTTCGCGCCCCTGACGGTGGACGAGCACCTCGCCATCGCCTCCCGCCGCCCCGCATCAGGGCCCTGGACGCGGACACGCGTCCTCGACCTGCTGCCGAGGCTGGGGGAGCGGCTCGGACACCGTGGCGACGAACTGTCCGGCGGGGAGCAGCAGATGCTCGCGATCGCGCGGGCCCTGCTGGGCAATCCGCGTCTGCTGCTCCTCGACGAACCGTCCGACGGACTCGCTCCCGCGATCGTCTCCCACGTGGGCGAGGTCATTCGCGAGGTGAGTGCCCAGGGGATGTCCGTGGTCCTCGTCGAGCAGAACCTGGGGCTCGCCCTGTCCGTCGCCCAGGACGTGGCCGTCATGCAGAAGGGCCGCATCGTCCACCGGGCCGCCTGCGAGGAATTCCGGTCCCGGCCCGAGGACCGGCGGCGCCTGCTGGGGGTCGACTGA
- a CDS encoding branched-chain amino acid ABC transporter permease codes for MSGWLDGNFVSVVDGVAFGLLLFTIAVGLSLVFGMMDVLNLAHGTLYLAGAYVAYALSDGTLPGLLLALLAGALVGTMGGTALTFLTQPLARRGHLDQAVLTLGITFIVADLLAAAFGGEVLPTDPPTALRGTVDLLGHAYPVYRLVFIAVAAGLALVVYLVFERSSLGALVRATVADRDMVRALGFDIRKVLYGVFASGAALAAVGGVLGAPILGPGPGVDETVLVLSLVVVVVGGLGSVRGALAGALLIGQVQTLGVALLPEYAPFLLFGTMLAVLVVRPNGLVSSAVRT; via the coding sequence ATGTCCGGATGGTTGGACGGCAACTTCGTCAGCGTCGTCGACGGGGTCGCCTTCGGTCTGCTGCTCTTCACGATCGCGGTCGGCCTCTCCCTGGTCTTCGGCATGATGGACGTGCTCAACCTGGCCCACGGCACGCTCTACCTCGCCGGGGCCTACGTCGCCTACGCACTGTCCGACGGGACCCTGCCGGGTCTGCTCCTCGCGCTGCTGGCCGGCGCTCTGGTGGGCACCATGGGCGGGACGGCGCTGACCTTCCTCACCCAGCCGCTGGCCCGGCGCGGGCACCTGGACCAGGCCGTGCTGACGCTCGGCATCACCTTCATCGTCGCCGATCTCCTCGCCGCGGCCTTCGGCGGCGAGGTGCTGCCCACCGACCCGCCGACGGCGCTGCGCGGGACGGTGGACCTCCTCGGCCACGCGTACCCGGTCTACCGGCTCGTGTTCATCGCCGTCGCGGCCGGCCTCGCGCTCGTCGTGTACCTCGTCTTCGAACGCAGCTCGCTCGGAGCACTGGTCCGGGCCACCGTCGCCGACCGGGACATGGTCCGCGCGCTCGGCTTCGACATCCGCAAGGTGCTCTACGGGGTCTTCGCGTCCGGCGCGGCCCTCGCGGCGGTCGGCGGTGTCCTCGGGGCTCCGATCCTGGGCCCCGGGCCCGGAGTCGACGAGACCGTGCTCGTCCTCTCGCTCGTCGTCGTGGTCGTCGGCGGCCTCGGGTCGGTGCGCGGCGCACTGGCCGGGGCACTGCTCATCGGCCAGGTCCAGACGCTCGGGGTGGCGCTGCTCCCGGAGTACGCACCCTTCCTCCTCTTCGGCACCATGCTGGCCGTGCTCGTGGTCCGCCCGAACGGCCTGGTCTCGTCGGCGGTGCGCACATGA
- a CDS encoding ABC transporter ATP-binding protein, producing the protein MSELDLLELRQVSRQFGSFKAVDEVCLTVRAGARHAIIGPNGAGKSTLFGLISGTLPATSGSVLVDGQDVTRLPVDRRVGLGVAATFQHSSLFLRETVLENVLLAVLRRTGAGLGGWRKVSARAAAVEQARTLLERVGLPARHEVAAAELSHGERRQLEVAVALATEPRLLLMDEPAAGMSPAETARLTELVAALPGEVTVLLVEHDLDMVFEIADTVTVMHLGRHLKTGSPDDVRASAEVQSAYLGSVEAAS; encoded by the coding sequence GTGAGCGAACTCGACCTACTCGAACTGCGCCAGGTGTCACGGCAGTTCGGGTCCTTCAAGGCCGTGGACGAGGTCTGCCTCACCGTACGGGCGGGCGCGCGGCACGCGATCATCGGTCCGAACGGCGCGGGCAAGTCGACGCTGTTCGGCCTCATCTCCGGAACGCTGCCGGCCACCTCCGGATCCGTCCTCGTCGACGGGCAGGACGTGACCCGGCTGCCCGTGGACCGGCGGGTCGGGCTCGGTGTCGCCGCGACCTTCCAGCACTCCAGCCTCTTCCTGCGCGAGACGGTACTGGAGAACGTGCTGCTCGCCGTGTTGCGCCGGACCGGTGCCGGACTCGGCGGCTGGCGCAAGGTGAGCGCCCGGGCCGCGGCGGTCGAGCAGGCGCGGACCCTGCTCGAGCGGGTGGGCCTGCCTGCCCGGCACGAGGTCGCGGCGGCCGAACTCTCGCACGGAGAGCGGCGGCAGCTGGAGGTCGCGGTGGCGCTGGCCACCGAACCCCGGCTGCTGCTGATGGACGAGCCGGCCGCCGGGATGTCTCCGGCGGAGACGGCGCGGCTCACCGAACTGGTCGCCGCGCTGCCCGGTGAAGTGACCGTACTCCTCGTCGAACACGACCTCGACATGGTCTTCGAGATCGCCGACACGGTGACGGTCATGCACCTCGGCAGACACCTGAAGACCGGCTCACCGGACGACGTGCGGGCGTCCGCCGAAGTCCAGAGCGCCTACCTGGGCAGTGTGGAGGCGGCCTCGTGA
- a CDS encoding ABC transporter substrate-binding protein: MARRIRPAALIAVTTALSLATACGGASLGTGDGDKQNGPVKIGLLLPQSGIYKALGDDMKQGFELYVEQHGGKLGGREVEIVVADEGETADSGKAAAEKLVKQDRVLAVSGVVSSATINGVKDLFETSKIPLVGSNASPTTLTGTSYIWRTSYVNDEPGKALGKHVAEKAGGPVFLIAAGYQAGKDEIEGFKSTFLPAGGKIAGEEVYTPFPGTKNFQPYLAQIEKSGAKAVFCFYAGGAAVDFVKQYRDFGLAGKIPLYAPGFLTEGGVLKGQGDAATGILTSLNYSADLDNAANQQFAPAYTSAYGAAPTTYAMASWDAAQVLDKAIKAAGGTVTPESVNAAISTVGDIDSPRGTWRFNSGGTPVQPWYLREVKQGANTVSSELGRLGG, translated from the coding sequence ATGGCACGTCGGATTCGTCCCGCCGCTCTGATCGCCGTCACCACAGCCCTCTCGCTGGCCACCGCATGCGGTGGTGCCAGCCTGGGGACCGGCGACGGCGACAAGCAGAACGGGCCCGTGAAGATCGGGCTCCTCCTCCCGCAGTCCGGGATCTACAAGGCACTCGGCGACGACATGAAGCAGGGCTTCGAGCTCTACGTCGAGCAGCACGGCGGCAAACTCGGCGGCCGCGAGGTGGAGATCGTGGTCGCGGACGAGGGGGAAACCGCCGACTCCGGCAAGGCCGCCGCGGAGAAGCTGGTCAAGCAGGACCGGGTGCTGGCGGTGAGCGGCGTGGTCAGCTCGGCCACCATCAACGGGGTCAAGGACCTGTTCGAGACCAGCAAGATCCCGCTCGTCGGATCCAACGCCTCGCCGACGACCTTGACCGGGACCTCCTACATCTGGCGCACCTCGTACGTCAACGACGAGCCGGGCAAGGCACTGGGCAAGCACGTGGCCGAGAAGGCCGGCGGTCCGGTCTTCCTGATCGCCGCGGGCTACCAGGCGGGCAAGGACGAGATCGAAGGCTTCAAGTCCACCTTCCTCCCCGCCGGCGGCAAGATCGCGGGCGAGGAGGTCTACACACCGTTCCCCGGCACGAAGAACTTCCAGCCGTACCTCGCCCAGATCGAGAAGTCCGGTGCGAAGGCGGTCTTCTGCTTCTACGCGGGCGGCGCGGCCGTCGACTTCGTCAAGCAGTACCGGGACTTCGGTCTGGCAGGCAAGATCCCGCTCTACGCACCCGGCTTCCTCACCGAGGGCGGCGTGCTCAAGGGGCAGGGCGACGCCGCCACCGGCATCCTGACCTCGCTCAACTACAGCGCGGACCTGGACAACGCGGCCAACCAGCAGTTCGCGCCGGCCTACACCTCCGCCTACGGGGCGGCCCCGACCACCTACGCGATGGCGTCATGGGACGCGGCGCAGGTGCTCGACAAGGCGATCAAGGCGGCCGGGGGCACGGTGACGCCGGAATCGGTCAACGCGGCCATCTCCACGGTGGGCGACATCGACAGTCCGCGCGGCACCTGGCGGTTCAACAGCGGCGGTACTCCCGTCCAGCCCTGGTACCTGCGCGAGGTCAAGCAGGGCGCCAACACGGTCAGCTCCGAGCTCGGCCGACTGGGCGGCTGA
- a CDS encoding branched-chain amino acid ABC transporter permease, with protein MSPSRPARAVRSVRPGGPATRRLYATAVVAGLALAPFVLGPYAVGTLSRILVFALLAMSVNLLTGLTGLPTLGQSAYFGVGAYTAAIAATRLTDIGIFQLLIAAGVSALVAVPTGWLAVRARGVVFLMLTLAIGEIVHSAAVNWKSLTNGTDGVSGIPPVVPLPGMPALELDGLVYFYVLAVFLLLFAAVIRLGSTPFALALRGIRDNEPRMKAIGYPTRRYALTVYCGAGALAGAAGALWVSVQRFVSPGDAGFEIAALALLAVVIGGSGSMWGACAGAALVWLTRDYLGNLEAVAGRGPLLLGLLFVIAVYTLPRGLAGVRLPPQLTRKRTA; from the coding sequence ATGAGCCCGTCCAGACCTGCCAGAGCCGTCAGATCCGTCAGACCTGGCGGACCCGCCACGCGGCGGCTGTATGCGACCGCCGTAGTCGCCGGGCTCGCGCTGGCTCCCTTCGTCCTCGGCCCGTACGCCGTCGGCACCTTGTCGCGCATCCTGGTGTTCGCCCTGCTCGCCATGAGCGTGAACCTGCTCACCGGCCTCACCGGACTGCCGACCCTCGGGCAGTCGGCGTACTTCGGAGTCGGTGCCTATACGGCGGCGATCGCGGCCACGCGGCTCACCGACATCGGGATATTCCAACTCCTCATCGCCGCCGGGGTTTCCGCCCTGGTCGCCGTGCCGACCGGATGGCTGGCCGTCAGGGCCCGGGGGGTCGTCTTCCTGATGCTGACGCTGGCCATCGGCGAGATCGTCCACAGCGCCGCGGTCAACTGGAAGTCGCTCACCAACGGCACCGACGGGGTATCCGGCATCCCGCCGGTCGTACCGCTGCCCGGCATGCCCGCGCTGGAGCTCGACGGACTGGTCTACTTCTACGTCCTGGCCGTGTTCCTGCTGCTCTTCGCGGCCGTCATCCGGCTGGGATCGACACCGTTCGCCCTCGCCCTGCGCGGGATCCGCGACAACGAGCCCCGGATGAAGGCGATCGGCTACCCCACCCGGCGGTACGCCCTGACCGTGTACTGCGGCGCGGGGGCGCTGGCCGGCGCCGCCGGGGCCCTGTGGGTCTCGGTGCAGCGGTTCGTCTCGCCCGGCGACGCCGGATTCGAGATCGCCGCCCTGGCGCTGCTGGCCGTCGTCATCGGCGGCTCCGGCTCGATGTGGGGAGCCTGCGCCGGCGCCGCACTCGTCTGGCTCACCCGCGACTACCTCGGCAACCTCGAAGCCGTCGCCGGGCGCGGGCCGCTGCTGCTCGGACTGCTCTTCGTCATCGCCGTCTACACACTGCCCCGCGGGCTGGCCGGCGTACGGCTCCCGCCCCAGCTGACTCGGAAGAGGACGGCGTGA
- a CDS encoding carboxylesterase/lipase family protein produces MTDDPSRRKVLKNGGVLAGATLLSGIPDGRAAQAAPRADASSPVVELPSGRLRGGIEGGLAVFKGVPYAAPPVGALRWRPAQPHPGWQGTRDATAFGPSAPQPYREGGDQVLGTHGAPPFDEDCLTLNVWTPGADNARRPVMVWIHGGGFISGSGSMPNYSGETFARDGDLVVVTINYRLGPLGYLYFGEDGANGNFWLTDQLAALRWVRDNIASFGGDPDQITVAGQSGGALSVAALAGARPKGRPLFRRAILQSPPLGLQIPNRAESLQRTAAFLDILGAKDVAELRAVPWPRLIAATFEMFGRTGKWGYWSTPFLPVLDGVTLDRDPADLLLSGAGADIDVLIGWTREEANFAFALSEPYAAATKDQVLARARDTFGNRAAEAYTAYEEARPGARPVDVLMDLIGDDLFRMPALALAERRAARGRPVWAYQFNLPTPAHDGRLAAAHCLELPFVFNNFDKWSQAPFLAGLRPGVRDGLAATMHASWISFIRTGDPNQHPMPRWERYGRDSRTTMALDSVTAAADDLAGYWRRLRQPASS; encoded by the coding sequence ATGACCGACGATCCATCGCGGCGCAAAGTCCTCAAGAACGGCGGGGTGTTGGCCGGCGCCACGCTGCTCTCCGGCATCCCGGACGGACGCGCCGCGCAGGCCGCCCCGCGAGCGGACGCATCCTCGCCCGTCGTGGAGCTGCCCTCGGGCCGGCTGCGCGGCGGCATCGAGGGAGGCCTCGCCGTGTTCAAGGGCGTGCCCTATGCGGCGCCGCCGGTCGGCGCCCTTCGCTGGCGGCCGGCGCAGCCCCATCCCGGCTGGCAGGGAACGCGGGACGCGACGGCCTTCGGCCCGAGCGCGCCGCAGCCCTACCGGGAGGGCGGCGACCAGGTCCTGGGAACGCACGGGGCGCCGCCCTTCGACGAGGACTGCCTCACGCTCAACGTCTGGACCCCCGGGGCCGACAACGCCAGGCGACCCGTGATGGTCTGGATCCACGGCGGCGGCTTCATCTCCGGCTCCGGCTCGATGCCCAACTACTCCGGCGAGACCTTCGCGCGTGACGGCGACCTCGTCGTCGTGACCATCAACTACAGGCTCGGGCCGCTGGGTTACCTCTACTTCGGCGAAGACGGCGCCAACGGGAACTTCTGGCTCACCGACCAACTCGCCGCGCTGCGCTGGGTACGGGACAACATCGCCTCGTTCGGCGGAGACCCGGACCAGATCACCGTCGCCGGGCAGTCCGGCGGCGCGCTGTCGGTCGCCGCACTGGCCGGCGCCCGCCCCAAGGGCCGCCCGCTGTTCCGGCGCGCCATCCTGCAGAGCCCGCCGCTCGGGCTGCAGATCCCCAACCGCGCCGAGTCCCTTCAGCGCACCGCCGCCTTCCTGGACATCCTCGGGGCCAAGGACGTGGCGGAACTACGAGCCGTGCCGTGGCCACGCCTGATCGCCGCCACCTTCGAGATGTTCGGGCGCACGGGCAAGTGGGGATACTGGTCCACCCCGTTCCTGCCGGTGCTCGACGGGGTCACCCTCGACCGGGACCCGGCCGACCTGCTCCTGAGCGGTGCCGGGGCGGACATCGACGTACTGATCGGCTGGACCCGGGAGGAGGCCAACTTCGCCTTCGCGCTCAGTGAGCCGTACGCCGCCGCGACCAAGGACCAGGTGCTCGCGCGAGCGCGGGACACCTTCGGGAACCGGGCGGCCGAGGCGTACACCGCGTACGAGGAGGCCCGGCCGGGCGCCCGCCCGGTGGACGTGCTCATGGACCTGATCGGCGACGACCTGTTCCGCATGCCCGCCCTGGCGCTGGCCGAGCGGCGAGCGGCCCGCGGGCGTCCGGTCTGGGCGTACCAGTTCAACCTCCCGACACCCGCGCACGACGGCCGGCTGGCGGCGGCGCACTGTCTGGAACTGCCGTTCGTGTTCAACAACTTCGACAAGTGGTCGCAGGCGCCGTTCCTGGCGGGGCTGCGCCCCGGGGTCCGGGACGGCCTGGCCGCCACCATGCACGCGTCCTGGATCTCCTTCATCCGTACCGGGGATCCCAACCAGCACCCGATGCCGCGCTGGGAGCGCTACGGGAGGGACTCGCGCACCACGATGGCCCTCGACTCGGTCACCGCGGCCGCCGACGACCTCGCCGGGTACTGGCGGCGCCTGCGCCAGCCGGCGTCCTCGTAG